Part of the Sphingobium lignivorans genome is shown below.
GTATATACGAAGATTTCATCTACTCGAAGACCGGCCTGAATGCCAGCCCCAAATGTGCAACACGCGCACAATTGAAAGGTCATGCTGCGGCACGACGTGCAGCATTTGCCGCACGTCGTGCAGAGGGAAAACCGGTCAGTCCACCAGCATCAGGGCATCGAGCGCAATGGCCCCCTGCCCTTCGGGGTAAACCACCACCGGATTGAGATCGAGTTCCTGGATGCGCGGTTCGCCGCGCAGCAATCGGCCGACCTGGCTGATCAGCTCCGCCACCGCGCCCACGTCCAGCGCGGGCGATCCGCGATAACCGTGTAGCAAAGCCTCCTGCTTGAGCTTGCCGAGCTCGGCGACGATCGCCTCCTTGGTCATGTCCGGCGAGAGCAGGCGCACATCCTGCAGGATCTCGGCCGTCACGCCGCCGAAGCCGGCGAGGATCACCGGACCCCATTGCGGATCGTTCTTGGCGCCGACGATCAGTTCCAGCCCGCGCGCGCCCATCGCCTCGATCAGCACGCCGTCCAGAATGATGGAGGCGTCATAGCGCTGCACATCCGCGAACATCTTGTCCCAGGCTGCGCGGATCGCGTCGGCCCCGACGAGATTGAGCGCCACGCCGCCGGCATCGCTCTTGTGGCTGAGCGCGGCGGCCTGCGCCTTCATCACCACCGGGCCGCCGATCGCTTCTGCCGCCGCGATGGCGTCCTCGACCGTCGCGGCAAACTGTCCCTTGGGAAAGCTGATGCCGAGCGGTGCGAGCAGTGCCTTCGCCTTATATTCGGGCACCACGCCCTTCTCGCTCACCAGCGCGGGCACGCTCGCCGGCGCCGCATCGGTCTTGCTCGCATCGCGCGCGCCAGCGGCTGAGAGACGGCGAATGGCGCGGAGTGCGCGCTCCGTGGTCGGGAAATAGGGAATGCCCTCGGCGCGCAGCTGCTCGATCCAGTCGGCCGGCACATCCGCGCCTTCGTCCACGCCGCCGAAGATGACCGGCTTGGTCGCCTTGAGCTCGCGCACGGCCTTGAGGAACGGCGGCAGCTTGATGCCGATGGTCGCCGGATTGGTCTGGATGATGCCGGCGAAGATCGTGCCGACGCGATCGTCCTCGAACAGGGCCGCCAGCGTGCGATAATACATGTCCGGGTCGACCAGACCCTGCGCCGTCAGATCGAGCGGATTGCTGACCGGCACGAACTCGGGCAGCGCCGCGCGCAGTGCCGGTGCATTGCCGTCATCGAGCGTCGGCAGCGCCAGCTCCAGCTCCTCGGCCAGATCGAGCGTCAGAGCCTTGAGCGCGCCGGATTCGCCCAGCACCGCCGTGCCGCCGCTCGGCAGCGCGGGGCAGCGCGCGGCGATCTCGGTGATGTCGCCCAGT
Proteins encoded:
- a CDS encoding acetate--CoA ligase family protein, giving the protein MTVEAGVRPQAGARDINRLLRPRSIAIVGASETPGSLGASVLANLVRNEFPGDIHLVNPKRETISGRPAVPSVDALPEGVDCAILAIPRVAVLDTMRQLAARKAGAAIIFAAGFAEGGEQGMADQQEIGRIAHEAGIVVEGPNCLGSVNYLDRIPLTFIDTDIKAPSPGGVGIVSQSGAMAAVLAVMLESRTLDLTYSVSTGNEAGSGVEDYVEFMIADEKTRIIAMIVEQFRDPARFLALMEKANAAGKLVVLLHPGKSSAARESAATHTGAMAGDYKLMRAKVERAGVVVAETLEELGDITEIAARCPALPSGGTAVLGESGALKALTLDLAEELELALPTLDDGNAPALRAALPEFVPVSNPLDLTAQGLVDPDMYYRTLAALFEDDRVGTIFAGIIQTNPATIGIKLPPFLKAVRELKATKPVIFGGVDEGADVPADWIEQLRAEGIPYFPTTERALRAIRRLSAAGARDASKTDAAPASVPALVSEKGVVPEYKAKALLAPLGISFPKGQFAATVEDAIAAAEAIGGPVVMKAQAAALSHKSDAGGVALNLVGADAIRAAWDKMFADVQRYDASIILDGVLIEAMGARGLELIVGAKNDPQWGPVILAGFGGVTAEILQDVRLLSPDMTKEAIVAELGKLKQEALLHGYRGSPALDVGAVAELISQVGRLLRGEPRIQELDLNPVVVYPEGQGAIALDALMLVD